In one window of uncultured Acetobacteroides sp. DNA:
- the recQ gene encoding DNA helicase RecQ, which translates to MAEEVRASLTEYLKKYFGFSGFKGNQEAIIQNVLDGKDTFVLMPTGGGKSLCYQLPALKMDGTAIVISPLIALMKNQVDAMRAFMEGAGIAHFLNSSLSKTAIAKVKEDVVAGRTKLLYVAPESLTKEENIQFLKQIKISFYAIDEAHCISEWGHDFRPEYRRIRPIITEIGKAPLIALTATATPKVQHDIQKNLGMLDATVFKSSFNRPNLYYEVRPKQDATKEIIKFIKANSGKSGIIYCLSRKKVEELADILKVNGINAVPYHAGLDSNSRSENQDKFLMEETDVVVATIAFGMGIDKPDVRYVIHYDIPKSLEGYYQETGRAGRDGGEGKCITFYSYKDIQKLEKFMHGKPIAEQEIGKQLLQDTVSYAESSVCRRKMLLLYFGEDYTQENCGCCDNCLNPKELFDGKDAILKALEVIEELQEKFKSDHVVNFLVGNATAGIKTYKHNTNELFGIGKDRDEKYWNGILRQMLINHLLTKDIENYGLLKISPKGRKYMDEPFSIMMAKDHDYGEVDDDDVAGSAAGKGGGAADEALFSLLKDLRKSMSKKLGLPPFVLFQDPSLEDMSIQYPITMEELQNITGVGVGKAKKYGKEFIELIKKYVDENEIERPQDMVVKSVVNKSGNKVFIIQSIDKRMDLGDIANAKGMDMKDLLSEMEAIVNSGTRINLDYYINENVDEDKLEEVFDYFKNEAKTESIQEALDFLGEEDYSEEEVRLIRLKFISEMGN; encoded by the coding sequence ATGGCCGAAGAGGTTCGTGCATCATTAACGGAGTACTTAAAAAAGTACTTTGGTTTTTCTGGGTTCAAAGGAAACCAAGAAGCAATCATTCAAAATGTGCTGGATGGGAAAGACACATTTGTGCTTATGCCCACAGGAGGAGGGAAATCGTTATGCTATCAGCTTCCTGCTCTTAAAATGGACGGAACGGCAATCGTAATTTCGCCCCTAATAGCATTGATGAAGAATCAGGTTGACGCTATGCGCGCCTTTATGGAAGGTGCCGGGATTGCTCATTTCCTCAATTCTTCGTTGTCGAAAACCGCTATTGCCAAGGTTAAGGAAGATGTTGTTGCAGGGCGCACAAAACTCTTGTACGTTGCTCCAGAATCGCTCACAAAGGAGGAAAACATACAATTCCTTAAGCAGATAAAGATCTCGTTTTATGCAATTGATGAGGCACACTGTATCTCGGAATGGGGGCATGATTTTCGGCCAGAGTATAGAAGAATACGTCCAATTATAACAGAAATAGGTAAAGCCCCTTTGATTGCACTTACTGCAACTGCTACGCCAAAGGTTCAACACGATATTCAGAAGAATCTTGGAATGCTTGATGCAACGGTCTTCAAATCATCGTTCAACAGGCCAAACCTCTACTACGAGGTACGTCCTAAGCAGGATGCAACTAAGGAGATTATCAAGTTTATTAAAGCCAACAGCGGCAAATCGGGTATCATTTACTGCCTAAGCCGGAAAAAGGTGGAAGAACTTGCAGATATACTTAAGGTAAATGGCATAAATGCTGTTCCTTATCATGCAGGGCTTGATTCGAATTCTCGTTCTGAAAATCAGGATAAGTTTTTGATGGAAGAAACCGATGTGGTGGTGGCCACCATTGCATTTGGCATGGGGATCGACAAGCCCGATGTTCGCTATGTAATTCACTACGATATTCCCAAGAGTTTGGAAGGATACTACCAGGAGACTGGTCGTGCTGGCCGCGATGGGGGCGAAGGGAAGTGCATTACTTTTTACAGCTACAAGGATATCCAGAAATTGGAGAAGTTTATGCATGGCAAGCCGATTGCCGAGCAGGAAATTGGGAAGCAGCTGCTTCAGGATACGGTTTCCTATGCAGAATCGTCGGTGTGCCGCAGAAAGATGCTGCTGCTCTATTTCGGTGAAGATTATACGCAGGAGAACTGTGGCTGCTGCGATAACTGCCTTAATCCGAAGGAACTGTTTGATGGAAAAGATGCCATTCTGAAGGCACTAGAGGTAATCGAAGAGCTGCAGGAGAAGTTTAAGTCCGACCATGTCGTAAACTTTTTGGTGGGCAACGCAACGGCGGGCATAAAAACCTACAAGCATAACACTAACGAACTTTTTGGGATTGGCAAAGACCGGGATGAAAAGTATTGGAATGGCATTCTTCGTCAAATGCTCATCAACCATTTGCTAACAAAGGATATTGAGAATTATGGTCTTCTAAAGATATCTCCAAAGGGACGTAAGTACATGGATGAACCATTCTCTATAATGATGGCAAAGGACCACGATTACGGAGAAGTTGATGACGATGACGTTGCAGGATCAGCCGCTGGCAAAGGTGGTGGTGCTGCCGACGAGGCGCTGTTTTCCCTTCTGAAGGATCTGCGTAAGTCGATGTCGAAGAAGCTGGGGCTGCCTCCTTTTGTGCTATTCCAAGATCCATCCCTCGAAGATATGTCCATCCAGTACCCTATCACGATGGAGGAACTTCAGAACATTACGGGGGTAGGGGTTGGAAAGGCCAAAAAGTATGGCAAGGAGTTTATCGAACTCATCAAAAAGTACGTTGACGAAAATGAGATTGAGCGACCTCAGGATATGGTCGTAAAGTCGGTGGTCAACAAATCGGGGAATAAGGTTTTCATCATCCAAAGCATCGATAAGCGGATGGACTTGGGAGATATCGCCAATGCGAAGGGGATGGACATGAAGGATCTGTTGTCTGAAATGGAGGCAATCGTTAATTCCGGCACCCGAATAAATCTCGATTACTATATCAACGAAAATGTGGACGAGGATAAGCTCGAAGAGGTTTTCGACTACTTTAAGAACGAGGCGAAGACGGAGTCTATTCAGGAAGCGCTAGACTTTCTTGGAGAGGAGGATTATTCCGAGGAGGAGGTTCGGCTTATTCGGCTGAAGTTTATCTCTGAAATGGGCAACTAG
- a CDS encoding ABC transporter permease: MISLWFIIIVSTLALLGYLIAPDSSPNSNSQHLEIAVQKPGFSTLVLRLPKAAVPKEVGLFAKLTNGKESAYKELAINAYTIRGGYIYAKEFTAYPNEQPLEHRYTLAEMAYPIDNPSTVAIRNGKSYFTTIDGTRLAIDNSTLAKTVQESQIVKRSYLLGTDRYGRDLLSRMLIGARVSLSVGIIAVAISLLIGITLGAVAGYFRGWVDNVTMWFINVIWSVPTLLMVIAVTLVLGKGFWQIFIAVGLTMWVEVARIVRGQVLSIREKEYVDAARALGFGDWRIIIRHILPNVMGPIIVISAANFASAILIESGLSFLGVGIQPPMPSWGAMLKESYAYIILDASYLAFIPGTAIMLMVLAFTLLGDGLREAFDVSKGNTDKK, from the coding sequence ATGATCTCCCTCTGGTTTATCATCATCGTAAGCACCCTAGCCCTGCTAGGATACTTAATTGCGCCAGACTCTAGCCCCAACTCCAACAGCCAGCATCTCGAAATTGCCGTACAGAAGCCGGGGTTCAGCACCCTAGTTCTTCGCCTTCCCAAAGCAGCGGTTCCAAAAGAAGTCGGCCTCTTCGCCAAGCTGACCAACGGGAAGGAATCGGCCTACAAGGAACTCGCCATAAACGCCTATACCATCCGCGGCGGATACATCTACGCCAAAGAGTTTACGGCCTACCCGAACGAGCAACCCCTCGAGCACCGCTATACGCTTGCCGAAATGGCGTACCCCATCGACAACCCCAGCACCGTAGCCATCCGCAACGGCAAATCATACTTTACCACCATTGATGGAACAAGGCTCGCCATCGACAACAGCACCCTTGCCAAAACCGTACAGGAATCACAGATCGTTAAGCGGTCGTACCTCCTCGGAACCGACCGGTATGGGCGCGATTTGCTCAGCCGCATGCTTATCGGGGCAAGGGTATCGCTATCGGTAGGCATCATTGCCGTAGCCATATCGCTGCTTATCGGAATAACCCTAGGCGCCGTTGCCGGCTACTTCAGGGGATGGGTCGACAACGTAACCATGTGGTTCATCAACGTAATTTGGAGCGTCCCCACCCTTCTAATGGTAATTGCGGTAACGCTAGTTTTGGGGAAAGGATTCTGGCAGATCTTCATTGCCGTTGGGCTTACCATGTGGGTAGAGGTAGCCCGAATTGTTCGCGGCCAGGTGCTCAGCATCCGGGAGAAGGAGTACGTAGATGCCGCCCGCGCCCTAGGATTTGGCGATTGGAGGATTATCATCCGCCACATACTCCCCAACGTCATGGGGCCCATCATTGTCATCTCCGCCGCCAACTTTGCCTCGGCCATCCTCATCGAGTCGGGGTTAAGCTTTCTTGGCGTCGGCATCCAACCGCCAATGCCATCGTGGGGAGCCATGCTAAAGGAGAGCTACGCCTACATCATACTCGATGCCTCGTACCTCGCCTTCATCCCCGGAACCGCCATCATGCTCATGGTACTTGCGTTTACCCTCTTAGGAGATGGCCTCCGCGAGGCATTCGATGTAAGCAAGGGGAACACCGACAAAAAGTAG
- a CDS encoding glycosyltransferase, whose product MVLLIAVMALYLVMVAAFTAGYSRIREHKPIPSQHRYFITIVICLRNEEQNIAHLFESIRALDYPTSYFEVVAVNDHSTDSTERELDHQCQQHRNLRVVNLPHESEGKKAALSAGVSAARSSIIAITDADCRLPKYWLANINNLIGAKADIVCGPVAYHPTTFFERLAAVEFASLSASGIGAAGIGMPIFCNAANMAFRKEIFMEANLNPEQTPSGDDVFLLHYAKQHHRTIRFTAGRDNLVTTNADKNLKDFINRRRRWGSKTKYYSDRSAKAVAILVFLANAALLSCAIAATINHAHSTLAITLWASKMMLDYGLLAAHFRANGIKKWAKYFLLCAALYPIYITFTAIGSTTSRFTWKERRYNDPKASHPGHNHGES is encoded by the coding sequence ATGGTGCTACTTATTGCCGTAATGGCGCTCTACTTGGTGATGGTTGCCGCATTTACGGCCGGGTACAGCCGTATTCGGGAGCATAAGCCTATCCCCAGCCAGCACCGCTACTTCATCACCATCGTCATCTGCCTCCGCAACGAGGAGCAAAACATCGCCCACCTCTTCGAATCAATCCGAGCGCTAGACTATCCAACAAGCTACTTCGAGGTGGTTGCCGTAAACGACCACTCCACCGACAGCACCGAGCGCGAGCTCGACCACCAATGCCAGCAGCACCGCAATCTTCGCGTCGTAAACCTACCCCACGAATCGGAGGGAAAAAAGGCCGCCCTCTCGGCCGGCGTATCGGCGGCCCGCAGCAGCATCATCGCCATCACCGATGCCGACTGCCGCCTGCCCAAGTACTGGCTCGCGAACATCAACAACCTCATTGGCGCAAAAGCCGACATCGTATGCGGGCCGGTTGCCTACCATCCCACCACCTTTTTCGAACGTTTAGCCGCCGTTGAGTTCGCCAGCTTAAGCGCATCGGGAATTGGTGCCGCCGGAATCGGCATGCCCATCTTCTGCAATGCCGCCAACATGGCCTTTCGCAAGGAGATATTTATGGAGGCCAACCTCAACCCGGAACAAACGCCATCGGGCGACGACGTTTTCCTGCTCCACTACGCCAAACAGCACCACAGAACGATTCGGTTCACTGCAGGGCGCGACAACCTCGTAACCACCAATGCCGACAAAAACCTAAAAGACTTCATCAACCGCCGCAGGCGCTGGGGCTCTAAAACAAAGTACTACAGCGACCGGAGCGCTAAGGCCGTAGCCATCCTTGTCTTCCTAGCCAACGCCGCCCTCCTTTCGTGCGCCATCGCGGCAACAATCAACCACGCCCACTCGACGCTGGCAATTACCCTATGGGCATCCAAAATGATGCTCGACTACGGCTTACTAGCGGCTCATTTCCGAGCGAATGGCATAAAAAAGTGGGCTAAATATTTTCTGCTTTGCGCGGCTCTTTACCCAATCTACATTACCTTTACGGCCATTGGCAGCACGACATCAAGATTTACATGGAAAGAGAGGAGATACAACGATCCGAAAGCCAGTCACCCTGGGCACAATCATGGAGAAAGCTAA
- the aat gene encoding leucyl/phenylalanyl-tRNA--protein transferase produces MPVYILNTEYLNFPPVEDAEDDGMIAVGGDITPERMLVAYSEGIFPWYDPADIPVWYCPNPRFVLYPHRLKVSKSMRQLLRAKKYTVTFDTCFDEVVRSCGTIAREGQEDPYNTWISDEMMASCHALHQLGFMHSVEVWDQDGALVGGLYGGVLGRCFFGESMFAKASNASKFGFIMLVKNLQEQGFQLVDCQIYSDHLLSLGAEEIPRPRFMEQLKANIDEVKKEDWTNRFRTDFEF; encoded by the coding sequence ATGCCTGTTTACATCCTCAATACCGAATACCTCAACTTTCCCCCGGTGGAAGACGCCGAGGACGATGGAATGATTGCCGTAGGGGGCGATATTACGCCCGAGCGGATGCTGGTGGCCTACTCCGAGGGCATTTTCCCCTGGTACGATCCGGCCGATATCCCCGTTTGGTACTGCCCCAACCCCCGCTTTGTGCTCTACCCGCACCGGCTTAAGGTGTCGAAGAGCATGCGCCAGCTGCTTCGGGCGAAGAAGTACACCGTAACGTTCGACACCTGCTTCGACGAGGTGGTGCGCAGCTGCGGCACCATTGCCCGCGAAGGCCAGGAGGACCCCTACAACACGTGGATTTCGGATGAGATGATGGCCTCGTGCCACGCGCTGCACCAGCTCGGCTTCATGCACTCGGTGGAGGTGTGGGACCAGGATGGAGCGCTTGTGGGTGGCCTCTACGGAGGCGTTCTAGGGCGATGCTTCTTCGGCGAGTCGATGTTCGCCAAGGCCAGCAACGCCTCCAAGTTCGGCTTCATCATGCTGGTGAAGAACCTGCAGGAGCAAGGGTTTCAGCTGGTCGACTGCCAGATATACTCCGACCACCTCCTTTCGCTCGGCGCCGAGGAAATCCCCCGTCCGCGCTTCATGGAGCAGCTCAAGGCCAACATTGATGAGGTGAAGAAGGAGGATTGGACCAACCGGTTCCGTACCGACTTCGAGTTCTAG
- a CDS encoding DMT family transporter yields the protein MKNSLLVYTAVILAILFWSLSFVWYKTALLYFTPTGIITFRLTLASVALLVVGLLLRQVQRLQAKDLRLFLTMAFFEPFIYSLCEANGLTMVSSTLAAVIVATIPLFTPLGAFLFFRERISLQNAIGILLSVVGVVLVAYQSGSQTKGSLLGIALMFGAVVAAIGYVISLKKLTLRYNSFSIVTYQSIIAALLMLPVFLATDRLSASMFTSEALVPILKLTTFASIIAFLLYAYSLKHFSIAKINVFLNLIPVFTAIAAYFMQGDRFNAINLVGIAVTLAGLYVSQVTLNARRAPIVKR from the coding sequence ATGAAAAACAGCCTACTGGTTTACACCGCCGTAATCCTAGCCATACTATTCTGGAGCCTATCCTTTGTGTGGTATAAAACGGCGCTGCTCTACTTTACCCCTACGGGGATAATTACCTTTCGCCTCACCTTGGCATCGGTAGCGCTGCTGGTAGTTGGGCTGCTGCTCCGGCAGGTGCAGCGGCTCCAGGCTAAGGACCTGAGGCTATTCCTGACCATGGCCTTCTTCGAGCCATTCATCTACAGCCTTTGCGAGGCCAACGGGCTAACCATGGTATCGTCGACGCTGGCCGCGGTTATTGTGGCAACCATTCCGCTCTTCACGCCGCTTGGGGCGTTCCTCTTCTTCAGGGAAAGAATCAGCCTACAAAACGCCATCGGCATACTCCTGTCCGTAGTAGGCGTAGTGCTTGTTGCCTACCAGTCGGGCAGCCAGACCAAGGGATCGCTTCTGGGAATCGCGCTGATGTTCGGGGCCGTGGTTGCCGCCATTGGCTACGTTATTAGCCTAAAGAAGCTAACCCTGCGGTACAACTCGTTCAGCATCGTCACCTACCAGAGCATTATTGCCGCGCTGCTCATGCTCCCGGTATTTCTGGCAACCGACAGGCTCAGCGCGTCGATGTTTACGAGCGAGGCGCTGGTCCCCATCCTCAAGCTTACCACATTTGCCTCGATCATCGCCTTTCTGCTTTACGCGTACTCGCTGAAGCACTTTTCGATTGCCAAGATAAACGTCTTCCTCAACCTGATCCCCGTATTTACGGCGATTGCGGCCTACTTCATGCAGGGCGATCGGTTCAACGCCATCAACCTCGTTGGGATTGCCGTGACGCTAGCGGGGCTGTACGTCTCGCAGGTAACCCTAAATGCCCGAAGGGCGCCTATCGTAAAACGCTAG
- a CDS encoding diacylglycerol kinase family lipid kinase, translating into MKVAFIINPISGGKDKAKLPEIINNTASNNHIQADIVYTARANHAAELARELMADGYSRIVAVGGDGTINEVARELVGKDAELAIIPQGSGNGLARHLGIPLTAPKAVEVALLHPSQRVDAAYINGVAFFCTAGVGFDALIGNRFAEAGSRGLTTYAKVAIKEFFGYKPKAYTITVDGQRYSRSAFLITVANASQYGNNAYIAPQADLQDGILDVVVVTKLPLISGPAFAAKMFLKKIESSQYVEIIRGRNITIEREEEDYIHFDGEPGRMGKTLEISVQPSSLKVVF; encoded by the coding sequence ATGAAAGTTGCATTCATCATAAACCCCATATCTGGAGGTAAGGACAAGGCGAAGCTCCCTGAGATAATCAACAATACTGCCTCAAACAACCATATCCAAGCCGATATCGTATATACCGCCCGTGCCAACCATGCTGCCGAGCTAGCTCGCGAGCTTATGGCTGATGGGTACAGCAGAATTGTGGCTGTGGGTGGCGATGGAACCATCAACGAGGTGGCACGCGAGCTGGTGGGCAAGGATGCTGAGCTTGCCATTATTCCGCAAGGGTCGGGAAATGGGCTGGCACGCCACCTGGGCATCCCGCTTACCGCCCCCAAGGCGGTGGAGGTGGCTCTTCTACACCCATCGCAGCGAGTAGACGCGGCGTACATCAACGGGGTAGCCTTTTTCTGTACGGCTGGCGTTGGCTTCGATGCGCTCATCGGAAACCGATTTGCGGAGGCTGGATCGCGCGGCCTGACCACCTACGCCAAGGTGGCGATCAAGGAGTTTTTCGGCTATAAGCCCAAGGCATACACCATCACGGTAGATGGGCAGAGGTACTCGCGCAGCGCCTTCCTGATAACCGTAGCCAACGCATCGCAGTATGGCAACAACGCCTACATCGCTCCGCAAGCCGATCTTCAGGATGGAATTCTGGATGTTGTGGTAGTTACCAAGCTGCCGCTCATTTCGGGTCCTGCCTTTGCGGCTAAGATGTTTCTGAAAAAAATTGAATCCAGCCAATACGTAGAGATCATCAGGGGGCGAAACATCACCATCGAACGCGAGGAGGAGGACTACATCCACTTCGACGGCGAGCCTGGACGAATGGGGAAAACGCTGGAGATATCCGTACAGCCATCGAGCCTAAAGGTGGTATTCTAG
- a CDS encoding LysM peptidoglycan-binding domain-containing protein yields MVKSDIPDSVFMKRLAKVPSLIDLPYNNVVRASILWYIIRKKNVSEKILGLREYYFPIIEQTLDKYDLPLELRYLPIIESALNPIAVSKVGATGLWQFMYGTGKQYKLNISSFVDERRDPVAASEAAAKFLKDLYKIYHDWTLVIAAYNCGPRNVNKAIRRAGGSKNYWEIYNFLPKETRGYVPNFIAAAYLVKFYKEHKLIPRTMPLPRNTDSIQVNRMLHFQQVSDVLGISVDELRELNPQYKKDIIPGIEKPYTLVLPTGISTAFIAKEKDIYAKDSIYFVQNNFPTLMASSGSPSQAADLGTKKIYHKVRKGETLASIAKKYDIEVSALKEWNKISSKKGKLKKGQRLAIYEAAPLLAQKVEKKTIKNESENKNKAAASDSIKVETVQAINVSANEPAKPYVAKEQVEKGSVIRYTVRKNDNLWTIAQKYKGVTPKDIQKANNLRSPRDLKAGQVLKITID; encoded by the coding sequence ATGGTTAAATCTGACATTCCCGACTCTGTATTCATGAAGCGACTTGCTAAGGTACCATCACTAATTGATTTGCCTTACAACAACGTTGTTCGTGCATCAATCTTATGGTATATCATCCGCAAGAAAAACGTTTCGGAGAAAATCTTAGGACTTAGAGAATACTACTTCCCAATAATAGAGCAGACACTAGACAAGTACGATCTCCCATTGGAGCTTCGCTATCTCCCAATAATTGAGTCGGCACTCAACCCTATTGCCGTATCAAAAGTTGGCGCGACAGGGCTTTGGCAGTTTATGTATGGCACTGGAAAGCAGTATAAGCTTAACATTTCCTCTTTTGTTGACGAGCGACGCGACCCTGTAGCAGCGAGTGAAGCTGCGGCAAAGTTTCTAAAAGACCTTTACAAGATATACCACGACTGGACGCTGGTTATTGCAGCCTACAACTGCGGTCCTCGTAACGTGAACAAGGCAATTAGAAGGGCTGGAGGCAGCAAAAACTACTGGGAGATCTACAACTTCCTTCCAAAGGAAACCAGAGGATACGTTCCAAACTTTATTGCAGCAGCCTACCTCGTAAAGTTCTACAAAGAGCACAAGCTCATCCCCCGTACCATGCCGTTGCCTCGAAATACGGATTCAATTCAGGTAAACCGCATGCTTCACTTCCAGCAGGTATCCGATGTGCTCGGCATTTCTGTTGATGAGCTCCGCGAGCTAAATCCTCAGTATAAGAAGGACATCATTCCTGGAATAGAAAAGCCATATACGCTTGTACTTCCTACAGGTATATCAACCGCCTTTATTGCTAAAGAAAAAGATATTTACGCAAAGGACTCAATCTACTTTGTACAAAACAACTTTCCAACGCTAATGGCTTCTTCTGGTTCTCCAAGCCAAGCCGCGGATTTAGGAACAAAGAAGATCTACCATAAAGTACGAAAGGGAGAGACCCTTGCCTCCATTGCAAAGAAATACGACATTGAGGTTTCGGCTCTTAAGGAATGGAACAAGATCTCGTCGAAGAAGGGCAAGCTAAAGAAGGGACAACGGTTAGCCATATACGAGGCAGCTCCTCTGCTAGCCCAAAAGGTGGAGAAGAAGACCATTAAAAACGAATCTGAGAACAAGAATAAGGCTGCGGCATCCGATTCTATTAAGGTTGAAACGGTACAAGCAATAAACGTAAGCGCAAACGAGCCCGCAAAACCTTACGTTGCTAAGGAGCAGGTAGAGAAAGGCTCTGTAATACGCTACACCGTAAGGAAGAACGACAATCTTTGGACTATCGCTCAAAAGTATAAGGGTGTTACCCCAAAGGATATTCAGAAGGCAAACAACCTACGTTCGCCGAGAGATCTAAAAGCAGGACAAGTACTCAAAATCACAATAGATTAA
- a CDS encoding DUF5683 domain-containing protein, with the protein MKKSALLLVGFVVFLLPLVGLSQKKIKVEQPQKKDSLSIVKVWGLATILPGSGQVINKQYYKIPVFYGGIAGLGYIGYKSNLLYHESYNKYRIASVELSKDFSIDGSFNTISKKALYRNNLVGIENDYTRFKQYRNVCYMAATAVYLLSIADAVVNYNDHQEHSPQKATILSAVFPGLGQVYNKKYWKVPILYGGFAALGYAISFQGKEYQRYKLAYNLVTDKNPETIDEFEGKRSADELKSARDYYRRNRDYAILGTVLLYALNIIDANVDATLYDYEVDDNLSLRVVPTILNENYLVAQKGSPFAPGLTMSLNF; encoded by the coding sequence TTGAAAAAAAGTGCTCTACTACTTGTTGGCTTTGTAGTTTTTTTGCTCCCCCTTGTAGGGCTTTCGCAAAAAAAAATAAAGGTTGAGCAACCGCAGAAAAAAGATTCCCTATCCATTGTCAAGGTATGGGGACTAGCGACTATTTTGCCAGGGTCTGGTCAAGTAATCAACAAGCAGTACTATAAGATACCTGTATTCTACGGTGGTATTGCCGGGTTAGGATACATTGGCTACAAAAGCAACCTTCTGTATCACGAATCATACAATAAGTATAGGATTGCTTCAGTCGAGTTATCTAAAGATTTCTCCATAGATGGAAGTTTTAACACCATCTCGAAAAAGGCTCTTTACAGAAACAACCTCGTAGGTATCGAGAACGATTATACCCGATTTAAGCAGTACCGTAATGTTTGCTACATGGCAGCCACTGCGGTTTATCTGCTAAGCATAGCCGATGCTGTTGTAAACTACAACGACCACCAGGAACATTCCCCACAAAAGGCAACCATACTTTCGGCGGTATTCCCTGGCTTAGGTCAGGTTTACAACAAAAAGTATTGGAAGGTTCCTATTCTTTACGGAGGATTTGCAGCATTAGGCTACGCAATATCTTTTCAGGGCAAGGAGTATCAACGTTACAAGCTAGCATACAACTTGGTTACCGACAAGAATCCAGAAACCATTGATGAATTTGAGGGTAAAAGATCAGCCGATGAGCTAAAGTCAGCCCGCGATTACTACCGAAGGAATCGCGATTATGCGATTTTAGGAACCGTCCTACTATACGCCCTTAACATCATTGACGCAAACGTAGATGCTACCCTATACGACTATGAGGTAGATGACAACCTGTCGCTTAGGGTTGTTCCTACCATACTAAACGAGAACTACCTAGTTGCCCAAAAAGGCAGTCCTTTTGCCCCTGGATTAACAATGTCGCTGAACTTTTAA
- a CDS encoding ParB/RepB/Spo0J family partition protein, producing MSKKMALGRGLGALIEEASTTSNAPSPTPTESVLPKSELINEIEIERIVPNPLQPRTHFDEEALAELAASIKELGIIQPITVRKVENDQYQIISGERRFRASKLAGLKSIPAYVRTADDQGMLEMALVENIQREDLDAIEVAISYQRLVDECSLTQEMLGERVGKKRSTVTNYLRLLRLPAELQLAIRRRLLSMGHARALVNIDDQDLQLEILRKIIEEDLSVRQVEQLVKKLAEGNALEDKKDQEQDMPEPYFKLVEHLEKMFSSDINIKRTAKGNGKIIIGFKSDKEINSILSKFEQLEGLL from the coding sequence ATGAGTAAAAAAATGGCGTTAGGCCGAGGTCTAGGTGCGCTTATTGAAGAGGCGTCAACAACGAGCAACGCACCTTCGCCAACTCCGACCGAAAGCGTTTTACCAAAATCTGAACTTATCAACGAGATTGAGATCGAAAGAATCGTTCCCAATCCGCTACAGCCACGTACACACTTTGACGAGGAAGCACTTGCCGAGTTAGCCGCCTCCATCAAAGAACTTGGCATTATCCAGCCAATTACCGTACGCAAAGTTGAAAACGACCAGTACCAGATCATCAGCGGAGAACGCCGCTTTAGAGCGTCAAAGTTGGCAGGGCTAAAGAGCATTCCTGCCTACGTTCGTACTGCCGATGACCAAGGAATGCTCGAAATGGCATTGGTCGAAAACATCCAACGTGAAGATCTTGATGCTATCGAAGTAGCAATAAGCTACCAGCGCCTTGTTGACGAATGCTCACTTACCCAAGAGATGCTCGGCGAACGTGTAGGCAAAAAACGTAGTACCGTAACCAACTACCTCCGTTTGCTAAGGCTTCCTGCTGAACTTCAGCTGGCTATTCGACGCCGCTTGCTATCGATGGGCCATGCAAGAGCATTGGTAAACATCGATGACCAAGATTTACAACTTGAAATCCTTCGCAAAATAATTGAGGAAGATCTCTCAGTTCGCCAAGTTGAACAGCTTGTTAAGAAGCTGGCAGAAGGCAACGCTCTAGAAGATAAAAAAGATCAAGAACAAGATATGCCAGAGCCATACTTTAAACTTGTTGAGCACCTCGAAAAGATGTTTTCGTCGGATATCAACATCAAAAGAACGGCAAAAGGCAACGGCAAAATTATCATTGGCTTCAAATCCGACAAAGAGATCAACTCTATACTGTCTAAATTTGAGCAACTCGAAGGTTTGCTTTAA